AAGTGCGTGATCTATGACTCGGTGACACCTTGGATCTTCGATGTTGCTCGCAGTTCAGGCGTTTATGGAGCTTCTTTCTTCACTCAGTCTTGCGCGGCTACTGGTTTATATTACCATAAAATCCAAGGAGCACTGAAAGTTCCTTTAGAAGAGCCTGCGGTTTCACTGCCTGCATATCCTGAATTGGAGGCGAATGACCTGCCGTCATTTGTTAATGGTCCAGGGTCATATCAAGCTGTTTATGATATGGCTTTCAGTCAGCTTTCAAATGTGGATGAGGTCGATTGGCTTTTATGGAATACCTTTACTGAGCTTGAGGATGAGGTATGCTTCTCATACCCTACAAATTATACTCATACAAAATGTTAGATAATTAGTATCATGCCTTCTCTAATCATTTTTTGtcgacatatatatatatatatatataatccgatatatataatataaaaaatattaatttgattgtgatctgtttagttaattatataaaaaaaaagttcaaatataaatatatttatttattagattaaatgaATTGATCCGTATaatctatttaataaatttaattttaaaatatattttttaggtaAAGAAACTAaccattataattttaaaaatataaaataattttaatttaaattattattttaaaatatattatatttttataaatgataaaattatttatataaaatataaatatatttaaagtatatatatgtatcataTATACCTATTATTAATCTGTAAATCCATTTAAACAAACGTGTTTATTTGTGTCACTCACGGATTAGGTAGGATTACCTCGTTTAAACCTAGTTATTTTCGTGTCATAAATAGGTTGATCCATTTGTAATCCAAACCCATTTATTCTAAATCTAAATCCGTCTAACTACGTGTCTTATCGTATCGTATCGTTTAATTGAGTCATACCAAAAACTGACAgcgttatatatataaatatatatgattacAGTTTACGCGGTAGATATActacaaaattaatattattatcttttttaataattttatttaggtgatattttatttcattcttaAACGATGCTACgatgaattaaatttatataataagtttttgataaataggatttacttttttaatttttaaattttttgaaaagtttatACCTATATCTAAgacaaaatttaattaaattttcactTTGGAAGAGTCAAAATCTTGCTAAAAAGTTTACATCTGATGGACAAACAAACACAACGGGAACATGATGGCTTGCGTGGTaccataataatattatatagtttttagCATCATACAGATCACCTCAtggtatttatttattttaaagaaatattcCTCACAAGATCCGGCACTGCCACTGTGTTACTCAGCACGATAACTATTAACTTCTGTTGGATTTTTGTGGATTTGGCATGTAGTTTTTGCTAGAAATTCTTAAATAGAGGcgatctattattatttataagctaaattaaattatatattaatatatgattttatatattaatcatgaattattattaataataatatatcaactaaaaatattacaattaataaatatagtcacatattaatatataattaaattaatctataGATAACGTGATAGATCGAGTTTATCTAAGAATTTctctcattttaaatatttagctAGTGGTTGGACAGTAGAGTTCAGGTTTTATCATTTCATAAGCTCACATAGATACCCAGTGCTCCAATAATCCAAACATCTTGCTTCTGAAGGACTTAAGAAAATCAGTCTAATCGTCTACCCTTATGGAGAATTGACGGAAATGTAAGCCAGTTCGGTTGGTGTAGATAAAATCCCTGATACTTCTCAGCCATTCCATGGTTTCTAGACATAGCCAAAGAGCTAGGAGAAACATAGCAATTGGTTGGTTAGTATATTTAAGTCCCCATTGTTAGTTAAtgtcttttgttcttttatgtATCTTGTGTCAGATTGTGAATTGGATGGCAAGCAAGTGGACGATCATGCCAATAGGACCCGCAATTCCTTCAATGTTTTTAGACAATCGATTAGAAGATGACAAGGACTATGGCGTTAACCTCTTCAAACCCAACTCGGACGCTTGCATGAAGTGGCTAGACTCAAAGGAACCAAGCTCAGTTATTTACGTATCATTTGGAAGCCTGGCTGCCCTAGGAGAAGACCAAATGGCCGAACTGGCCTGGGGACTAAAAAGAAGTAACAACAACTTCTTATGGGTAGTAAGAGAATTAGAACAGAAAAAGCTCCCACCCAACTTTGTAGAGGAGGTATCAGAAGAGAATGGTCTAGTCGTAACATGGAGTCCTCAGTTACAAGTTCTAGCCCACAAGTCAGTAGGATGTTTTATGACTCATTGTGGGTGGAACTCAACACTTGAGGCGTTGAGCTTAGGCGTGCCAATGGTGGCAATGCCACAATGGACGGATCAGCCAACGAATGCAAAGTTTGTTACAGATGTTTGGCGGGTAGGAGTTAGAGTAAAGGTTGATCAAAATGGGATTGTCACTCGAGAAGAGATTGAAAAATGTATTAGGGAAGTGATGGAAGGGGAAACGGGAAAGGAGATGAGGAGAAACTCTGAAAAGTGGAAGGAGTTAGCGAGAATTGCTGTAGATAAAGGTGGAAGCTCAGATAAGAACATTGAGGAATTTGTTTCAAAACTTGTATCCAAGTCCAGCAATGCATTTAAAGAGCGCTGAAACTATGAGGCCCGAataagcataaagaaaaaaaatttcaatccTGTGGAATTTTAAGTTGCTGTCCtcagaaaaattgaaaatggatATCTTTTTGAATGtgtaatttctttattcatgAAAGTAACCATATTTATTACTTTGAGGTCATGCTTGTGGGGGTAATATGCATCATGTATCCACTTAGTACGGCAATtcataaatcaattataatagtACAATACCTttccattaataaattaaatgacGGTTTCGATTTTTGTGCTAATATAGTTGTCAGATTTCTCACCAGATAACATATCACACTGCATAATGTATCTATTTATTATAGTctgatatattaaattaaaaaattagacaaAATGACATCTTATCTTATGAGAAAATTTAGCTGGT
The Ricinus communis isolate WT05 ecotype wild-type chromosome 1, ASM1957865v1, whole genome shotgun sequence DNA segment above includes these coding regions:
- the LOC8279683 gene encoding UDP-glycosyltransferase 74E2 yields the protein MDTEGKRKLKMEKEEQTRETPQSHVLVFPFPIQGHINPMFQLSKHLASKGLKVTLIATSSIARTMRAPQASSVHIETIFDGFKEGEKASNPSEFIKTYDRTVPKSLAELIEKHAGSPHPVKCVIYDSVTPWIFDVARSSGVYGASFFTQSCAATGLYYHKIQGALKVPLEEPAVSLPAYPELEANDLPSFVNGPGSYQAVYDMAFSQLSNVDEVDWLLWNTFTELEDEIVNWMASKWTIMPIGPAIPSMFLDNRLEDDKDYGVNLFKPNSDACMKWLDSKEPSSVIYVSFGSLAALGEDQMAELAWGLKRSNNNFLWVVRELEQKKLPPNFVEEVSEENGLVVTWSPQLQVLAHKSVGCFMTHCGWNSTLEALSLGVPMVAMPQWTDQPTNAKFVTDVWRVGVRVKVDQNGIVTREEIEKCIREVMEGETGKEMRRNSEKWKELARIAVDKGGSSDKNIEEFVSKLVSKSSNAFKER